The following proteins come from a genomic window of Mammaliicoccus sp. Marseille-Q6498:
- a CDS encoding glucose-6-phosphate isomerase: MTHIQFDYKKALTFFGEHELDQSRDLVKNIHHVIHEKTGAGSDYLGWVDLPVDYDKEEFDRIQKASKRIKEQSEVLLVIGIGGSYLGARAAVEMLNSTFANYEKGENPQIIFVGHHLSSSYVHDLIDYIDGKDFSINVISKSGTTTEPAVAFRIFKKILEEKYGKDEAKKRIFATTDKEKGALKDLATGEGYETFVVPDDVGGRYSVLTAVGLLPIAASGIDIQEMMNGAAAAREDLSSSELEENIAYQYAAIRNILYAKGYSTEMLINYEPALQYFSEWWKQLFGESEGKDYKGIYPSSANFTSDLHSLGQYVQEGRRFLFETVVKVEKPKHDITIEEDKDDLDGLNFLAGETVDFVNTKAFQGTLLAHTDGGVPNLIVKVPQLDAYTFGYVVYFFELACAMSGYLLGVNPFNQPGVEAYKQNMFALLGKPGFEDLKKELEERL, translated from the coding sequence ATGACACATATTCAATTCGATTATAAGAAAGCTTTAACATTTTTCGGTGAACATGAATTAGATCAATCACGCGATTTAGTGAAAAATATACATCATGTTATACACGAAAAAACTGGTGCAGGTAGTGATTATCTAGGATGGGTTGATTTACCTGTAGACTATGACAAAGAAGAATTTGATAGAATTCAAAAAGCTTCAAAACGTATAAAAGAACAATCTGAAGTATTGTTAGTAATTGGTATTGGTGGTTCATATTTAGGTGCTAGAGCAGCAGTTGAAATGTTGAATTCTACTTTTGCGAATTATGAAAAAGGTGAAAATCCACAAATCATATTTGTAGGACATCACTTATCATCATCTTATGTACACGATTTAATTGATTATATAGATGGAAAAGATTTCTCTATTAACGTTATTTCTAAATCTGGTACGACTACAGAACCAGCAGTTGCTTTTAGAATATTTAAGAAAATTTTAGAAGAAAAATACGGTAAAGATGAAGCGAAGAAACGTATTTTTGCTACTACTGACAAAGAAAAAGGTGCTTTAAAAGATTTAGCGACAGGAGAAGGCTATGAAACATTTGTAGTGCCTGACGATGTTGGCGGAAGATATTCAGTATTAACTGCAGTAGGTTTATTACCAATAGCTGCAAGTGGTATTGATATTCAAGAAATGATGAACGGTGCAGCTGCAGCAAGAGAAGATTTATCTTCATCAGAATTAGAAGAAAATATTGCATATCAATATGCAGCTATTCGTAACATACTTTATGCTAAAGGTTATTCAACAGAAATGTTAATCAACTACGAACCAGCATTACAATACTTTAGCGAATGGTGGAAACAATTATTCGGTGAATCAGAAGGTAAAGACTACAAAGGTATTTATCCATCAAGTGCTAACTTCACATCTGATTTACATTCACTTGGACAATACGTTCAAGAAGGACGTCGTTTCTTATTCGAAACAGTTGTAAAAGTTGAAAAACCAAAACACGACATTACTATAGAAGAAGATAAAGACGATTTAGATGGTTTAAACTTCTTAGCAGGAGAAACAGTTGATTTCGTAAATACGAAAGCATTCCAAGGTACACTATTAGCACACACTGATGGCGGTGTTCCTAATTTAATCGTTAAAGTTCCTCAATTAGATGCATATACATTCGGATATGTTGTATATTTCTTCGAATTAGCATGTGCCATGAGCGGTTACTTATTGGGTGTTAATCCATTTAACCAACCAGGTGTAGAAGCATACAAACAAAATATGTTTGCATTACTTGGTAAACCAGGATTTGAAGATTTGAAAAAAGAACTAGAAGAAAGACTATAA
- a CDS encoding argininosuccinate synthase: MSNKVVLAYSGGLDTSVAVKWLIEKGYTVVACCLDVGEGKDLALVKQKALDMGVEKSYVIDATKEFSEDYVGYAIKGNTMYEGTYPLVSALSRPLISKKLVEIALEEDAIAIAHGCTGKGNDQVRFEVAIKALAPHIDVIAPVREWSWSREEEIDYAKKHNIPIPINLDSPYSIDQNLWGRSNECGILEDPFAAPPEDAFDLTNPIEETPDKAEELEIVFEKGLPISINNKVYPLDELILKLNEVAGLHGIGRIDHVENRLVGIKSREVYETPGAKVIMEAHKALETITLTKDVAHFKPVIEKQLSEQIYNGLWFSPLTESLKQFIDSTQTQVTGTVRVKLFKGNVIVNGRKSPYSLYNEALATYTKEDAFNQEAAVGFIEIFGLPTKVKALLETEGVLK; the protein is encoded by the coding sequence ATGTCTAACAAAGTTGTTTTAGCTTACTCAGGTGGATTAGATACGAGTGTAGCGGTAAAGTGGTTAATTGAAAAAGGGTATACAGTAGTCGCGTGTTGTTTAGATGTTGGCGAAGGTAAAGATTTAGCGCTTGTTAAACAGAAAGCATTAGATATGGGTGTTGAAAAATCTTACGTGATTGATGCTACGAAAGAATTCAGTGAAGATTATGTAGGATATGCAATAAAAGGAAACACAATGTATGAAGGTACTTATCCTTTAGTATCAGCATTAAGTAGACCTTTAATTTCTAAAAAATTAGTTGAAATTGCTTTAGAAGAAGATGCAATTGCAATCGCTCATGGTTGTACTGGTAAAGGTAATGACCAAGTACGTTTTGAAGTAGCAATTAAAGCTTTAGCTCCACATATCGATGTAATCGCGCCTGTTCGTGAGTGGTCTTGGAGTCGTGAAGAAGAAATTGATTATGCAAAAAAACATAACATTCCAATTCCAATTAATTTAGATTCTCCTTATTCAATTGACCAAAATTTATGGGGTCGTAGTAATGAATGTGGCATATTGGAAGATCCATTTGCAGCGCCACCAGAAGATGCATTTGATTTAACTAATCCAATAGAAGAAACGCCAGATAAAGCTGAAGAACTTGAAATTGTATTTGAGAAAGGTTTACCAATCTCAATTAATAATAAAGTTTATCCTTTAGACGAACTAATTTTAAAATTAAATGAAGTTGCTGGTTTGCATGGTATCGGTAGAATTGATCATGTTGAGAACCGTCTTGTAGGTATTAAATCTCGTGAAGTTTATGAAACACCAGGAGCAAAAGTTATCATGGAAGCACATAAAGCTTTAGAGACGATTACTTTAACAAAAGACGTTGCACACTTTAAACCAGTTATTGAAAAACAATTATCTGAACAAATTTATAACGGTTTATGGTTCTCTCCTTTAACAGAAAGCTTAAAACAATTTATTGATTCAACACAAACTCAAGTTACAGGTACAGTACGTGTTAAATTATTTAAAGGAAACGTTATTGTTAATGGACGTAAATCTCCATATAGTCTATATAATGAAGCACTTGCAACATATACGAAAGAAGATGCATTCAATCAAGAAGCTGCAGTTGGATTCATCGAAATATTCGGTTTACCTACTAAAGTAAAAGCATTATTAGAAACTGAGGGTGTTTTAAAATGA
- the argH gene encoding argininosuccinate lyase, with protein sequence MTKKAWGGRFESNPEAWVDAFNASIHFDKNLIDQDIQGSIAHATMLAEQNIIKKDESEQIIQGLKDIQQDYYNDKLELTESLEDIHLNIEHALIQKIGQVGGKLHTGRSRNDQVATDMHLYTKQHVNEIIELVASLQSAIVDIASEHIHTIMPGYTHLQRAQPISFAHHIMTYFWMLERDKSRFNDSIKRIDMSPLGAAALSGTTHNIDRHRTQELLDFANLYENSLDAVSDRDYIVETLHNISLTMVHLSRFSEEIIFWSSSEANFVTLSDSFSTGSSIMPQKKNPDMAELIRGKVGRTTGNLMSMLMTLKGLPLAYNKDMQEDKEGLFDAIHTIKGSLRIFEGMITTMEVNKERLHETVHQDFSNATELADYLVELNIPFREAHEIVGKIVLWCIQNEKYLLDVPLEQYKSYHDKIDSNVFEYLKPENCLKRRKSYGSTGQESVEHQINVAKQLL encoded by the coding sequence ATGACAAAAAAAGCATGGGGAGGCAGATTTGAATCTAATCCTGAAGCATGGGTAGACGCGTTTAATGCGTCTATCCATTTTGATAAAAACTTAATTGACCAAGATATACAGGGTAGTATTGCCCATGCGACAATGCTTGCAGAACAAAATATCATCAAAAAAGATGAATCAGAACAAATTATTCAAGGTTTAAAAGACATTCAACAAGATTACTACAACGACAAACTTGAACTTACTGAATCATTAGAAGATATTCACCTCAACATAGAACATGCATTAATTCAAAAAATTGGTCAAGTCGGTGGTAAATTGCATACTGGCAGAAGTAGAAACGACCAAGTTGCAACGGATATGCATTTATATACAAAACAACACGTAAATGAAATTATAGAACTAGTGGCGTCTTTACAAAGTGCTATTGTTGATATAGCTAGCGAACATATTCATACAATTATGCCTGGATATACACATTTACAAAGAGCCCAACCTATTTCATTTGCACATCATATTATGACTTATTTCTGGATGTTAGAAAGAGATAAATCAAGATTTAATGATAGCATTAAACGTATTGATATGAGCCCTCTTGGTGCAGCAGCTTTAAGTGGCACAACACATAATATTGACCGTCACCGTACACAAGAGCTATTAGATTTCGCTAATCTATATGAGAATAGTTTAGATGCTGTTAGTGATCGTGATTATATAGTAGAAACTTTGCATAATATCTCTTTAACGATGGTACATCTATCTAGATTTTCTGAAGAAATTATATTTTGGTCAAGTAGCGAAGCGAATTTTGTTACCCTTTCAGATAGCTTTTCAACTGGATCTTCTATTATGCCTCAAAAGAAAAACCCAGACATGGCAGAGCTTATAAGAGGTAAAGTTGGACGAACTACTGGAAATTTAATGAGTATGTTAATGACATTAAAAGGTCTTCCTTTAGCTTACAACAAAGATATGCAAGAAGATAAAGAAGGATTATTTGATGCAATTCATACTATTAAAGGTTCGTTGCGTATATTTGAAGGCATGATTACGACAATGGAAGTAAATAAAGAACGTTTGCATGAAACTGTACATCAAGACTTTTCAAATGCTACAGAACTTGCAGATTACTTAGTAGAATTAAATATTCCATTTAGAGAAGCACATGAAATCGTTGGAAAAATTGTTTTATGGTGTATTCAAAATGAAAAATATTTATTAGACGTCCCTCTTGAACAATACAAGTCATATCACGACAAAATTGATTCAAACGTCTTTGAATATTTAAAACCAGAAAATTGCTTAAAACGTAGAAAAAGTTACGGTTCTACCGGTCAAGAATCTGTAGAACATCAAATTAATGTAGCAAAACAATTATTATAA
- a CDS encoding Glu/Leu/Phe/Val dehydrogenase, with product MSENLNLVSSTQEIIGEALNKLGFDEGMYDLIKEPMRLLTVRIPVRMDDGSVKTFTGYRAQHNDAVGPTKGGVRFHPDVDVEEVTALSMWMTLKCGIVDLPYGGGKGGIVCDPRQMSIHEVERLSRGYVRAISQIVGPTKDIPAPDVFTNSQIMAWMMDEYSQMDAFNSPGFITGKPIVLGGSQGRDRSTALGVVIAIEQAAKRRGKTIEGARVVIQGFGNAGSFLAKFLYDQGAKVVGISDAYGALHDPEGLDIDYLLDRRDSFGTVTNLFDETISNKELFEIDCDILVPAAISNQITEENAHDIKADIVVEAANGPTTMAATKILSERGILLVPDVLASAGGVTVSYFEWVQNNQGYYWTEEEVNEKLREKLVKAFDTIYNLAENRKIDMRLAAYIVGIKRTAEAARYRGWA from the coding sequence ATGAGCGAAAATTTAAATTTAGTATCATCGACACAAGAAATCATTGGTGAAGCCCTTAATAAATTAGGTTTTGATGAGGGGATGTATGATTTAATTAAGGAACCAATGAGGTTATTAACAGTACGTATTCCAGTTAGAATGGATGACGGTTCAGTTAAGACATTTACTGGATATCGTGCACAACATAATGATGCAGTTGGACCAACTAAAGGTGGCGTACGTTTCCACCCAGATGTTGACGTTGAAGAAGTTACAGCTTTATCAATGTGGATGACTTTAAAATGTGGAATCGTTGACTTACCATACGGTGGTGGTAAAGGTGGTATAGTTTGTGACCCAAGACAAATGAGTATTCATGAAGTTGAAAGATTATCTCGTGGTTATGTTCGCGCAATTTCTCAAATTGTAGGGCCAACAAAAGATATCCCAGCTCCAGATGTATTCACGAACTCTCAAATCATGGCATGGATGATGGATGAGTACAGTCAAATGGATGCATTTAACTCACCAGGTTTCATTACAGGTAAACCAATCGTTTTAGGTGGTTCTCAAGGTAGAGATCGTTCAACTGCTTTAGGTGTTGTAATCGCAATTGAACAAGCAGCAAAAAGACGTGGCAAAACAATCGAAGGTGCAAGAGTTGTTATCCAAGGTTTCGGTAATGCGGGAAGTTTCTTAGCTAAATTCTTATATGACCAAGGCGCTAAAGTAGTAGGTATTTCAGATGCTTACGGTGCTTTACATGATCCTGAAGGTTTAGATATTGATTATTTATTAGATCGTCGTGATAGCTTTGGTACAGTTACAAATTTATTTGATGAAACGATTTCTAATAAAGAATTATTTGAAATTGACTGTGATATCTTAGTTCCAGCAGCTATTTCAAATCAAATTACTGAAGAGAATGCGCATGATATTAAAGCTGATATTGTTGTAGAAGCGGCTAACGGTCCAACTACAATGGCAGCAACTAAAATCCTAAGCGAACGCGGTATTTTATTAGTACCAGACGTTTTAGCAAGTGCTGGTGGCGTAACAGTTTCTTACTTCGAATGGGTACAAAATAACCAAGGTTATTATTGGACTGAAGAAGAAGTAAATGAAAAATTACGTGAAAAGCTAGTTAAAGCTTTCGATACAATTTATAACTTAGCAGAAAATAGAAAAATTGATATGCGTTTAGCTGCATATATTGTAGGTATTAAACGTACAGCAGAAGCAGCTAGATATAGAGGTTGGGCATAA
- a CDS encoding ornithine--oxo-acid transaminase: protein MTKSQEIIEQTNTFGAPNYLPLPIVISEAEGIWVKDPEGNRYLDMLSAYSAVNQGHRHPKIIQALKDQADRVTLTSRAFHSDQLGPWYEKICKLAGKEMVLPMNTGAEAVETAIKAARRWSYDVKGVEDNKAEIIAMNGNFHGRTMAAVSLSSEKEYQRGYGPLLGGFKLVDFGDIEQIKAAITPNTAAILIEPIQGEAGINVPADGYLKEIREICDEHNVLFIADEIQAGLGRTGKMFATDWDNVKPDMYILGKALGGGVFPISCIVGDKEILEVFNPGSHGSTFGGNPLASAVSIAALDVLIDEKLPERSLELGNYFKEELKKIDHPAIKEVRGKGLFIGIELTENARPYCEKLKELGLLCKETHDTVIRFAPPLIIDKKDLDWAIDQVKAVFK, encoded by the coding sequence ATGACAAAGTCACAAGAAATTATTGAACAAACGAATACATTTGGTGCTCCAAACTATTTGCCGTTACCAATTGTTATTTCAGAAGCAGAAGGTATCTGGGTGAAAGATCCGGAAGGTAATCGTTATTTAGATATGTTATCTGCTTATTCAGCAGTTAATCAAGGGCATCGTCATCCTAAAATTATCCAAGCATTAAAAGATCAGGCTGACCGTGTTACATTAACTTCACGTGCTTTCCACAGTGACCAATTAGGTCCTTGGTATGAAAAAATATGTAAACTAGCAGGTAAAGAAATGGTATTACCAATGAACACTGGTGCTGAAGCGGTAGAAACTGCTATAAAAGCTGCTAGACGTTGGTCTTATGATGTTAAAGGTGTAGAAGATAATAAAGCTGAAATTATAGCGATGAATGGTAATTTCCATGGTCGTACGATGGCAGCTGTTTCACTATCATCTGAAAAAGAATACCAAAGAGGTTATGGACCTTTATTAGGTGGATTTAAGCTTGTTGATTTTGGCGATATAGAACAAATAAAAGCAGCAATCACACCAAACACAGCAGCTATACTTATTGAACCTATTCAAGGTGAAGCGGGAATTAATGTTCCTGCAGATGGCTACTTAAAAGAAATTAGAGAAATTTGCGATGAGCATAACGTATTATTTATTGCAGATGAAATACAAGCAGGATTAGGTAGAACTGGTAAAATGTTTGCTACTGACTGGGATAATGTTAAACCTGATATGTACATTTTAGGTAAAGCACTTGGTGGGGGCGTATTCCCTATTTCTTGTATCGTTGGAGATAAAGAAATATTAGAAGTGTTCAACCCAGGCTCACATGGTTCTACTTTTGGTGGTAACCCATTAGCAAGTGCCGTTTCAATAGCAGCGTTAGACGTTTTAATAGATGAAAAGTTACCAGAACGTTCATTAGAATTAGGTAACTACTTTAAAGAAGAATTAAAGAAAATCGATCATCCTGCCATCAAAGAAGTAAGAGGTAAAGGATTATTTATCGGAATTGAATTAACTGAAAACGCAAGACCATATTGTGAAAAATTAAAAGAACTAGGATTATTATGTAAAGAAACACATGATACTGTAATCCGTTTTGCGCCGCCACTTATCATCGACAAAAAAGATTTAGATTGGGCAATTGATCAAGTCAAGGCTGTTTTTAAATAA